Proteins encoded together in one Terriglobus saanensis SP1PR4 window:
- a CDS encoding BON domain-containing protein, with translation MNRINATRNIGAVATLALALIATGCKPKPVTVDDPTLMSNIQQKIASDGALHNEAIQVYVQQGAATLNGQVSSEAARSLAANDAAAVAGVAKVINNLVVGPTPTTTATVTAPPPVAPEPVAPKVKHEKVVREPAPVQRYTPPPPPQPLPEQARVVAAPPPPPPPPRAPAGPVYRTITLASGSTLPVRVTTPLDSATTQTGDAFSGVIASDVIQDGMVVLAHGTPVTGRVTEAKDAGHFSGNSELAVELTGLNRHGERIALTTEPYDVKGKGRGANTATKAGVGAAAGAILGGIFGGGKGAAIGAAAGGGTGAGINAVTRGQQVQIPSESIVRFHLANSIAIRTATAADSSTPGDPSLQTH, from the coding sequence ATGAACCGTATCAACGCAACCCGGAACATCGGGGCAGTCGCAACCCTGGCACTGGCCCTCATCGCCACCGGTTGCAAGCCTAAACCTGTCACCGTCGACGATCCTACCCTGATGTCGAACATCCAACAGAAGATCGCCAGCGACGGCGCCCTTCACAATGAAGCCATCCAGGTCTACGTACAACAGGGCGCGGCTACCCTCAACGGCCAGGTCTCCAGCGAAGCAGCCCGCTCCCTCGCCGCCAATGACGCCGCAGCCGTCGCTGGCGTAGCGAAGGTCATCAACAACCTCGTGGTAGGTCCTACACCCACCACAACCGCCACGGTAACGGCTCCGCCTCCCGTTGCGCCCGAGCCGGTTGCGCCAAAGGTGAAACACGAGAAAGTTGTTCGCGAGCCTGCACCGGTGCAGCGTTACACCCCGCCGCCGCCACCCCAGCCGCTCCCTGAGCAAGCGCGTGTCGTCGCTGCACCTCCACCACCACCGCCGCCGCCACGTGCTCCTGCGGGTCCGGTTTATCGCACGATTACGCTGGCGTCTGGCAGTACCTTGCCAGTACGCGTCACCACGCCTTTGGATAGCGCCACCACGCAGACAGGCGATGCCTTCTCCGGTGTCATCGCCTCTGACGTCATCCAGGACGGCATGGTCGTTCTCGCCCACGGTACGCCGGTCACCGGTCGCGTCACGGAAGCCAAGGACGCGGGCCACTTCAGCGGTAACTCCGAACTGGCCGTCGAGCTTACTGGCCTGAACCGCCACGGAGAGCGCATCGCCCTCACCACGGAACCCTATGACGTCAAGGGCAAGGGCCGCGGCGCCAACACTGCCACCAAGGCTGGCGTGGGCGCTGCAGCAGGAGCTATCCTCGGAGGCATCTTCGGCGGCGGTAAAGGTGCAGCCATCGGCGCGGCAGCAGGCGGCGGTACCGGTGCCGGTATCAACGCTGTGACCCGCGGACAGCAGGTACAGATTCCCTCGGAATCGATTGTGCGTTTCCACCTCGCGAATTCGATCGCCATCCGTACCGCAACCGCGGCTGACTCCTCTACTCCTGGCGATCCCTCTCTACAAACTCACTAA
- a CDS encoding glycoside hydrolase family 57 protein — MKQVTKPAGFLTFTLHAHLPYVVNHGTWPHGMEWLHEAAAETYLPLLRALKRLEKDGIGLFANINLSPILLEQLSHPNFIKEFPKYVTRKIVAANEDEAFFTQGGEKHYAETARFWRDFFQQALDDFEALNKDIIAGFRYFAERGLIDIITCGATHGYNPLLGTDESVRAQLRMAVKTHRRHIGKQPRGIWVPECGYRPAGFWNYPVAAAGEEFPYPGYDRIGTEQALSESDIEFFFVDTHLVEESERIPSPYELLNGTVPLDPNLIAMTEKASRRLYQPYYVNGPYDKRHATSVFPRDPRTGVQVWSGEGGYPGDPGYLDFHKKRWPGGHRYWRVTGSKVDMQYKEPYWPQEALAKTRDHAKNYVHLVREALANDRADSIPPILCSPFDAELFGHWWFEGIHFLENVAREVHASADIKLTSCATYLDEYPRAGFINMKEGSWGANGDNTVWMNPDTSWTYTHIYPAEIYTREVCTGTKWRDGGMGERIVNQLCRELLLLESSDWQFLITTGAARDYAEMRFANHNSDFLLVKSIWQIFERDGAITEAEEARLAEIELRDNIFPDIDPTFWRAGEKAARRDELVLSTEAK; from the coding sequence ATGAAGCAAGTGACCAAACCTGCAGGATTTCTTACTTTTACGCTGCACGCGCATCTACCCTACGTCGTGAATCACGGCACTTGGCCCCACGGTATGGAGTGGCTGCACGAAGCCGCGGCAGAGACCTACTTACCTCTACTTCGGGCACTCAAGCGTCTCGAAAAGGATGGCATTGGGCTCTTTGCGAACATCAATCTGTCGCCCATTCTTTTAGAGCAGCTTTCCCACCCGAATTTCATCAAAGAGTTTCCGAAGTACGTTACTCGCAAAATCGTAGCCGCCAACGAGGATGAAGCGTTCTTCACACAGGGCGGCGAGAAGCATTACGCCGAGACAGCCCGCTTCTGGCGCGACTTCTTCCAGCAGGCGCTGGACGACTTCGAAGCTTTGAATAAAGACATTATCGCGGGCTTCCGTTATTTCGCCGAACGCGGCTTGATCGACATCATTACCTGCGGCGCAACCCACGGTTACAACCCGCTTCTCGGTACCGACGAAAGTGTCCGGGCGCAGTTGCGCATGGCCGTCAAAACCCACCGCCGTCACATCGGCAAGCAGCCACGCGGCATCTGGGTGCCTGAGTGCGGTTATCGTCCGGCTGGCTTCTGGAATTACCCCGTGGCGGCAGCAGGCGAAGAGTTCCCCTACCCCGGTTACGACCGTATTGGCACGGAACAGGCGCTCTCTGAAAGCGACATCGAATTCTTTTTTGTAGATACGCACCTCGTCGAAGAGTCGGAGCGTATTCCCTCCCCTTACGAGCTTCTCAATGGCACAGTGCCTCTCGATCCAAATTTGATCGCAATGACGGAAAAGGCCAGCCGCCGTCTTTATCAGCCGTATTACGTCAACGGCCCCTACGACAAGCGCCACGCCACTTCCGTCTTCCCGCGCGACCCGCGGACTGGCGTTCAGGTCTGGAGCGGTGAAGGCGGATACCCCGGCGACCCCGGCTATCTCGACTTCCACAAAAAGCGCTGGCCTGGTGGGCACCGCTACTGGCGGGTCACCGGTTCCAAAGTCGACATGCAGTACAAAGAGCCCTACTGGCCGCAGGAAGCCCTGGCAAAGACCCGCGACCATGCGAAGAACTACGTACACCTCGTGCGCGAAGCTCTCGCAAACGACCGTGCCGACTCCATCCCTCCAATTCTTTGCTCGCCCTTCGACGCCGAGCTCTTCGGTCACTGGTGGTTTGAAGGCATTCATTTCCTGGAAAATGTAGCGCGCGAAGTTCACGCCTCGGCGGACATCAAACTCACGAGCTGCGCCACCTATCTCGACGAATACCCACGCGCGGGCTTCATTAACATGAAGGAAGGCTCCTGGGGAGCAAACGGCGACAACACCGTCTGGATGAATCCCGATACGAGCTGGACCTACACGCATATCTATCCAGCCGAAATCTACACGCGCGAAGTCTGCACGGGTACGAAGTGGCGGGATGGCGGTATGGGCGAACGCATCGTCAACCAGCTCTGCCGCGAACTTCTTCTCCTTGAATCCTCTGACTGGCAGTTCCTCATCACCACCGGAGCGGCCCGCGACTACGCCGAGATGCGCTTCGCCAATCACAACAGCGATTTTCTCCTGGTGAAATCCATCTGGCAGATCTTCGAAAGGGACGGCGCGATTACCGAAGCGGAAGAAGCCCGTCTCGCGGAAATTGAGCTGCGCGACAACATCTTCCCGGACATCGATCCTACCTTCTGGCGCGCAGGCGAAAAGGCTGCGCGCCGGGACGAGCTGGTTCTTTCGACCGAAGCCAAATAA
- a CDS encoding class I SAM-dependent methyltransferase, translating to MKGFDRVARLYRWAEYATFGPILSRCRLEFLSTATDAQLALVLGDGDGRFTAALIGSSPQIVVDAVDQSTEMLRLLSARCDSERVHTHCIDAMRFDVRGPYDLIATHFFLDCLSTSDVHTLSLRIAASSAPKALWLISDFNIPTGVMHWPARMLIRFLYLAFRILAGLRIQQLPAWRRALGEAGFQCLGSVPRLGGILIAEMWELQPPVRIR from the coding sequence GTGAAGGGGTTTGACCGCGTTGCGCGTCTCTATCGCTGGGCGGAGTACGCGACGTTCGGCCCCATCCTGTCGCGATGCCGCCTCGAGTTCTTGTCCACTGCAACAGACGCACAGCTCGCCCTTGTGCTCGGAGATGGCGATGGGCGTTTCACCGCAGCATTGATCGGCTCCTCACCCCAGATCGTCGTCGACGCGGTCGATCAGAGCACCGAGATGCTTCGTCTGCTCTCTGCCCGATGCGACTCCGAGCGTGTACACACCCACTGCATCGATGCCATGCGCTTTGACGTACGCGGCCCCTACGATCTCATCGCGACCCACTTCTTTCTCGACTGCCTGTCCACAAGCGACGTCCATACGCTCTCTCTTCGGATAGCCGCCAGCAGTGCGCCAAAAGCCCTCTGGCTCATCTCGGACTTCAATATTCCTACAGGCGTCATGCACTGGCCAGCGCGTATGCTCATCCGCTTCCTCTATCTGGCGTTTCGCATCCTCGCAGGACTGCGCATTCAGCAGCTTCCTGCATGGCGTCGGGCGTTAGGAGAGGCCGGGTTCCAATGCCTGGGAAGCGTGCCTCGTCTTGGTGGAATCCTCATAGCGGAGATGTGGGAGCTACAGCCTCCGGTGCGCATTCGATAG
- the sixA gene encoding phosphohistidine phosphatase SixA, giving the protein MTLYILRHASAGTRRANPVLDVRRPLDKDGKRHCLLLGHALTALKINFDVVISSPLKRAVQTASLVGTETGYEQRVVLSEGLSPAADYEAFEKLLATCTHEENVLLVGHNPNLPAFIGRLLTGGGRIGKPAAVRMRKGSIAKISTDRAAGQNGPTLQWLMEPRMVRALYATSTKSSRRNTSRK; this is encoded by the coding sequence ATGACTTTGTATATCCTTCGACATGCGAGCGCCGGGACGCGTCGCGCCAATCCCGTACTGGACGTAAGACGGCCCCTGGATAAAGACGGAAAGAGGCACTGCCTTCTGCTGGGTCACGCTCTGACGGCATTGAAGATCAACTTTGACGTCGTCATCTCCAGTCCGTTGAAGCGCGCCGTGCAGACGGCGTCCCTCGTGGGCACAGAGACCGGCTATGAGCAGCGCGTCGTCTTGTCGGAGGGTTTGTCGCCCGCCGCGGACTATGAAGCGTTTGAAAAGCTTCTCGCGACCTGCACGCACGAAGAGAACGTTCTGCTGGTGGGTCACAATCCGAATCTTCCGGCCTTCATAGGTCGGCTGCTGACCGGCGGAGGTCGCATTGGCAAGCCCGCTGCCGTTCGCATGCGGAAGGGCTCCATCGCGAAGATCAGCACCGACCGCGCCGCGGGACAAAATGGGCCCACGCTGCAATGGTTGATGGAGCCACGTATGGTTCGCGCTCTTTATGCCACTTCGACCAAGAGTTCGCGACGGAATACTTCGCGAAAGTAA
- a CDS encoding Ppx/GppA phosphatase family protein has product MPTFAAIDIGSNSCRLAIASVQNHTLHTLHEDREVVRLGESVFETGMISPDAMANTIRALKRFQKAVQAHVVDRVRVVATSAMRDARNAAAFIAWVKSSTGWDIDVISGLEEGRLIHLGVVTHEPGARGRCLMIDLGGGSCEVTLSEDGRIREIVSLPLGAVRLQQEFLRNDPPTREDLHRLQSFIDREISRAQRKLGEPNVALVIATSGTAAALTEAVGAPQFVPGAKVAPKKTAVKKPSLKKALKKPSKLQPLSATVLQVRTVANKLAKMTNVERVAVPGIGPKRGDIIVGGAIVFATLMERLNLSSIRYSTLGLRDGILAQMLADTDMRASVHRAVEEERWSGVLRVAKRYGVDAKKYEPVRADAVKLFDLLVRVHELPDEYRFWLASAAVMHDVGKFMNHQGHHRHTQYIIANSEIFGFSPVQRAIVSAIARYLGKSRPDAEDRPMRFVPPEEHLHVRRAIVLLRLAVALNQDRVNDTLRIAAKIYPKRVVLELRATRGNAELESWSARKESAYFREVFRRELLVEVA; this is encoded by the coding sequence GTGCCCACCTTTGCAGCGATTGATATCGGTTCCAACTCCTGCCGTCTCGCAATCGCCAGTGTTCAGAACCACACATTACATACGTTGCACGAGGACCGCGAAGTGGTGCGGCTTGGCGAAAGTGTCTTCGAGACGGGTATGATCTCGCCCGACGCGATGGCGAACACGATTCGCGCGCTCAAACGATTCCAGAAGGCTGTGCAGGCCCATGTGGTCGATCGCGTGCGCGTGGTGGCGACCTCTGCCATGCGCGATGCGCGTAACGCAGCGGCGTTTATCGCGTGGGTGAAGTCTTCCACAGGATGGGATATCGACGTCATCTCGGGCCTCGAAGAGGGGCGCTTGATTCATCTTGGCGTGGTGACGCATGAGCCTGGGGCTCGCGGACGATGTCTGATGATCGATCTCGGTGGCGGTTCCTGCGAGGTCACACTGTCGGAAGACGGCCGTATTCGGGAGATCGTCTCACTTCCTCTTGGCGCGGTTCGTTTGCAGCAGGAGTTCTTGCGGAACGATCCGCCGACACGCGAAGATCTTCATCGCCTGCAGAGCTTCATCGATCGTGAGATCTCACGCGCGCAGCGCAAGCTGGGCGAACCAAATGTCGCGCTGGTGATCGCGACTTCGGGCACGGCTGCGGCTTTGACTGAAGCCGTGGGCGCGCCGCAGTTCGTGCCCGGTGCAAAGGTCGCTCCGAAGAAAACGGCGGTGAAGAAGCCCTCTCTCAAGAAGGCGTTGAAGAAGCCCTCGAAGTTGCAGCCTCTCTCTGCCACAGTGCTACAGGTGCGCACTGTGGCCAACAAACTGGCGAAGATGACGAATGTGGAGCGCGTTGCGGTTCCTGGGATCGGACCAAAGCGCGGTGACATCATCGTGGGTGGGGCCATTGTTTTCGCCACGCTCATGGAGCGCCTCAACCTATCCTCGATTCGTTATTCGACGCTCGGTCTGCGCGACGGCATTCTTGCGCAGATGCTCGCCGATACGGATATGCGAGCGTCCGTGCACCGCGCGGTAGAAGAGGAACGCTGGTCCGGCGTTCTGCGCGTGGCCAAGCGCTACGGAGTGGATGCGAAGAAGTACGAACCGGTACGCGCCGATGCAGTGAAGCTCTTCGATCTGCTGGTCCGCGTGCATGAACTGCCGGACGAGTATCGCTTCTGGCTGGCTTCTGCAGCGGTGATGCATGATGTGGGCAAGTTCATGAACCACCAGGGTCATCATCGGCACACACAGTACATTATTGCGAACTCCGAGATCTTTGGATTTTCTCCGGTACAGCGCGCGATTGTTTCGGCCATCGCACGCTACCTGGGAAAGAGCCGCCCGGATGCCGAAGACCGTCCCATGCGCTTCGTTCCACCGGAGGAGCATCTGCATGTGCGGCGCGCGATTGTGCTTCTGCGGCTGGCGGTGGCTTTAAACCAGGATCGTGTAAATGACACCTTGCGGATTGCCGCGAAGATTTATCCAAAGCGGGTGGTGCTTGAGCTACGCGCCACGCGTGGCAACGCCGAACTGGAGTCCTGGTCGGCGCGGAAGGAGTCAGCTTACTTTCGCGAAGTATTCCGTCGCGAACTCTTGGTCGAAGTGGCATAA
- a CDS encoding ArnT family glycosyltransferase, whose amino-acid sequence MTTVATDREQSKAGKRPVSRTKIQSGLREAHWWPRRSHLVWILGLFLAVYAGSLFSPPLLDDADATHANASRHMAETGDFVTLRVNGIRYLEKAPLPYWVVAAGFKVFGYDTFAVHLPLALSVLALALLAYRWGMLAWGDRAALYAASAVLTSVGVFLFTRVFIPEVLLSLFMVGTLYCVLRGLELRKKAWIYAAWTMLAFAVLTKGLVAIVFVGAALLAYGLFTGDLRRWRELRLLTGGLLFLAFAAPWHILAGLRNTGGAQGHGFFWFYFVNEHWLRFLGKRMPHDYNKLPGWLYWSLHLVWLFPWSLLWPAVAIAAWRERSTRRDFAWRTSVLLGSFTSIVLIFFAMSTNQEYYTYPVYMPLALLTMAGVVIAERRFALDTKVRRWFIAGHVVLTVVGAGVALALAGGLWQSRKLPYVSDIGEMLAHRGVGDYTLSMSHFFDLTGPSFAALRLPATLAMIAFAAGPGISWWLRKKGEHKASTLTMALTSAIFLIAAHIALVRFGPMLSSQKIEARYEELMDSGAFAKDSELMLYGDQSYGSSIPFYAGETVPLVEGRSTSMWFGSTFPDAPKIFWTKQELEDVWGIGRRKVLFVPLEKRDEVDALLGKRQVVLMEVSGKALVTDRPLGEPAR is encoded by the coding sequence ATGACCACGGTCGCAACAGATCGCGAGCAGTCAAAAGCAGGAAAGAGACCCGTCTCGCGAACAAAAATTCAGAGTGGTCTTCGCGAAGCACACTGGTGGCCTCGACGCTCCCATCTGGTGTGGATTCTCGGCCTGTTCCTCGCTGTGTATGCGGGCTCGCTCTTTTCTCCGCCTCTGCTCGACGACGCCGATGCGACCCACGCCAATGCCTCCCGACACATGGCCGAGACCGGCGATTTTGTTACCCTGCGCGTCAACGGAATTCGCTATCTCGAAAAGGCCCCGCTGCCCTACTGGGTGGTCGCGGCTGGGTTCAAAGTTTTTGGATACGATACATTCGCGGTGCATCTCCCGCTGGCGCTGAGCGTCCTTGCCCTGGCGCTGCTGGCCTATCGATGGGGAATGCTCGCCTGGGGTGACCGCGCAGCCCTCTATGCCGCCTCCGCCGTGTTGACCAGTGTCGGTGTGTTTCTCTTCACGCGCGTCTTCATTCCCGAGGTACTGCTCAGCCTCTTCATGGTGGGTACGCTGTACTGCGTCCTGCGTGGACTGGAGCTGCGGAAAAAGGCCTGGATTTACGCCGCGTGGACGATGCTTGCCTTTGCTGTCCTGACCAAGGGTCTCGTTGCCATCGTCTTTGTGGGGGCCGCTCTTCTGGCGTACGGCTTGTTTACGGGCGATCTGCGACGCTGGCGGGAACTGCGCCTGCTGACGGGCGGCCTTCTTTTTCTAGCATTCGCCGCGCCGTGGCACATTTTGGCGGGGCTACGTAATACCGGTGGAGCGCAAGGCCACGGGTTCTTCTGGTTCTACTTTGTGAACGAGCATTGGCTGCGCTTCCTCGGCAAGCGAATGCCTCACGACTACAACAAGCTGCCCGGTTGGCTGTACTGGTCGCTGCATCTGGTGTGGCTGTTTCCGTGGAGCCTCCTCTGGCCCGCGGTCGCCATCGCAGCCTGGCGCGAACGGTCGACGCGGCGCGACTTCGCCTGGCGCACCTCCGTTCTGCTGGGCAGCTTCACCAGCATCGTCCTGATCTTCTTCGCAATGTCGACCAATCAGGAGTACTACACCTATCCCGTCTACATGCCTCTGGCCCTGCTGACGATGGCGGGTGTGGTGATTGCAGAGCGGCGCTTTGCGTTGGACACCAAAGTGCGGCGATGGTTTATCGCGGGGCACGTTGTACTCACCGTCGTCGGCGCGGGCGTTGCTCTGGCACTGGCAGGCGGCCTATGGCAGAGCCGCAAGCTCCCTTACGTCTCCGATATCGGTGAGATGCTCGCGCACAGGGGCGTGGGCGATTACACGCTCTCCATGTCCCACTTCTTCGACCTCACAGGTCCATCCTTCGCTGCGCTGCGTCTGCCCGCCACGCTGGCCATGATTGCCTTCGCCGCCGGCCCCGGCATCTCCTGGTGGCTGCGCAAAAAAGGAGAGCATAAGGCGAGCACACTCACCATGGCTTTGACCTCAGCCATCTTCCTGATCGCGGCCCATATCGCTCTGGTCCGCTTCGGTCCGATGTTGTCGTCGCAGAAGATCGAAGCGCGCTATGAGGAGCTGATGGACTCCGGCGCCTTCGCGAAGGACAGCGAACTCATGCTCTACGGCGACCAATCCTATGGGTCTTCGATCCCCTTTTACGCAGGGGAGACGGTGCCTCTGGTCGAAGGAAGATCCACCTCAATGTGGTTTGGCTCGACCTTCCCGGATGCACCAAAGATCTTCTGGACGAAGCAGGAGTTGGAAGACGTCTGGGGTATAGGGCGTCGGAAGGTTCTCTTCGTTCCACTAGAAAAACGAGACGAAGTCGATGCGCTCCTGGGCAAGCGTCAGGTCGTACTCATGGAGGTCAGCGGCAAGGCTCTGGTAACCGATCGTCCTCTCGGGGAGCCTGCACGTTGA
- a CDS encoding ArnT family glycosyltransferase, with protein MNAPPALTHPRRARSRSVAGLVMIWLILHLGCLFSPGLLDDVDSVYIEVAREMMLRHDYVTPYIDGVRFFDKPPLMYWMAAGSMQIFGAYDWAARLPLSLMVLALFLTVYALGVRFFGERGGFYSALAMATSLGPYLFTRFYIPDIMNALWMTIGVHLFLMALDRVKEGRSARWPAWGFAAAMALNLLTKGLIGIVFPIGFVVFYLLVTRQVAALKKMWPGSGMLLFLAIALPWHVLAALRNPAIAMPAGLGLPARAGWLWFYIVNEHFMRFRGLRIPHDYGQVPIPLFWLMFFLWLAPWTAFLPSALLRTWHVLRRRVVADAIEYESSLALLLWAGMVLGFFTLSSRQEYYSLPALPALALMAGGVLNAADRREEPARKGVLRGATWALLPLATLVAIACAHFAMVAPKPPAGADLADLLTINPDQYNLALGHLYDLTGRAMGFFLGPLWGVAVSMLGVGLGSWWLRRSGRTHAANLVLGISMCGVLLCVHSGLDRFYPILGSKGLAEEIARVLKPGDRIMLDGELTSGSTLIFYTRQPVSLVNGHVNGPWFGSFWPDAPRIFETDDSLRAAWAGKQRIFLMTYNDVRRADLERFGPVHILAQRGGKTVLSNQ; from the coding sequence TTGAACGCTCCTCCTGCTCTAACTCATCCCCGTCGTGCGCGCTCACGTTCTGTCGCCGGTCTGGTCATGATCTGGCTCATTCTGCATCTGGGCTGCCTCTTTTCACCGGGCCTGCTGGACGATGTCGACTCGGTCTACATCGAAGTGGCGCGCGAGATGATGCTGCGGCACGACTATGTGACGCCCTACATCGACGGTGTCCGTTTTTTTGATAAACCTCCCCTAATGTACTGGATGGCCGCGGGCAGCATGCAGATCTTCGGCGCGTATGACTGGGCCGCGCGCCTTCCGCTCTCGCTCATGGTGCTGGCGCTGTTCCTCACCGTCTACGCCCTGGGCGTTCGCTTCTTCGGCGAACGCGGCGGCTTCTACTCCGCACTCGCTATGGCGACCAGCCTGGGGCCGTATCTCTTCACACGCTTCTACATCCCGGACATCATGAACGCGCTCTGGATGACGATCGGCGTTCATCTTTTCCTGATGGCACTGGATCGGGTGAAGGAAGGCCGCAGCGCACGCTGGCCTGCCTGGGGATTCGCTGCAGCCATGGCGTTGAACCTTCTCACTAAGGGCCTCATCGGAATCGTTTTCCCCATCGGCTTCGTGGTCTTTTATCTCCTCGTCACGCGACAGGTTGCCGCGCTGAAGAAGATGTGGCCGGGCAGCGGTATGCTCCTGTTCCTGGCGATTGCGCTGCCCTGGCATGTGCTGGCCGCCCTACGCAATCCCGCCATCGCGATGCCTGCGGGTCTCGGCTTACCGGCTCGCGCGGGATGGTTGTGGTTCTACATCGTGAATGAGCACTTCATGCGCTTCCGGGGTCTGCGCATCCCGCACGATTACGGACAAGTCCCGATCCCTCTCTTCTGGCTGATGTTTTTCCTCTGGCTCGCGCCGTGGACCGCGTTTCTCCCCTCGGCCCTGCTGCGGACGTGGCATGTGCTGCGGCGACGCGTCGTAGCGGACGCCATCGAGTACGAAAGCTCGCTGGCCCTTCTGCTCTGGGCAGGCATGGTGCTCGGCTTCTTCACCCTGTCGTCGCGGCAGGAGTACTATTCGCTGCCCGCATTGCCCGCACTGGCTCTCATGGCGGGCGGAGTGTTGAACGCAGCTGATCGCCGTGAAGAACCAGCCCGCAAAGGCGTGCTCCGCGGAGCGACCTGGGCGCTCCTGCCGTTGGCCACGCTGGTTGCCATCGCCTGCGCGCACTTTGCGATGGTCGCGCCAAAGCCACCAGCAGGCGCGGACCTCGCGGACCTCCTGACCATCAATCCAGACCAGTACAACCTCGCCCTGGGACACCTGTACGACCTGACCGGACGCGCGATGGGCTTCTTCCTCGGGCCGTTGTGGGGCGTCGCCGTATCGATGCTCGGCGTGGGCCTGGGATCGTGGTGGCTGCGCCGCTCCGGTCGAACGCACGCGGCGAATCTCGTGCTCGGCATCAGCATGTGCGGCGTTCTGCTGTGCGTGCACTCCGGGCTGGATCGTTTTTACCCGATCCTTGGATCGAAGGGACTCGCCGAAGAGATCGCACGCGTACTGAAGCCCGGCGACCGCATCATGCTCGATGGCGAACTGACCTCAGGCTCCACACTGATCTTCTACACAAGGCAGCCGGTCTCCCTTGTGAACGGACACGTGAACGGGCCGTGGTTCGGGTCTTTCTGGCCTGACGCTCCCAGGATCTTCGAGACGGACGACTCGCTCCGCGCAGCCTGGGCTGGCAAGCAGAGAATCTTCCTCATGACCTACAACGACGTCCGAAGGGCCGATCTCGAACGGTTTGGCCCCGTGCATATCCTGGCGCAGAGGGGCGGTAAGACCGTCCTCAGCAACCAGTAA
- a CDS encoding glycosyltransferase, with protein sequence MNLFLHILLGLAILGTATSTIYCGMVVMATLRFGRRRRRDARLGANFLPPISVLKPLHGAEPGLAENLERFFTQDYPDYELIFCARHASDAGLQIAQTIAQRYPEVNARFLTCGEPQYPNAKMWSLAFMAQAATHDLLVTSDADARVVPSYLRECIQSLADGKTALASCMYIGTVEPGAGLSPRLDAIGKSVEMVSGCLVADMVEGGTRFALGVTMILPRQSFLDAGGYEDLGQYFAEDFVLGNRLAESGRRVIISSHVIRLVVLETPFAESFRNQVRWMKSTRRSRPLGHLGSGLTFAVPFGLIGLLWGVLAGQPLHGAMFLLAACANRILLAAVALHTLGEQEWFTQSLLYPLRDLMGGILWVGSYCGSGFTYHDANFELTPDGRVVPATTKG encoded by the coding sequence ATGAATCTTTTCCTACACATCCTTCTGGGGCTGGCGATTCTGGGTACGGCCACCTCGACGATCTACTGCGGCATGGTGGTGATGGCCACGCTGCGCTTTGGCCGACGCAGGCGACGCGATGCCCGTCTTGGGGCCAATTTCCTGCCTCCGATCAGCGTTCTCAAGCCTCTGCATGGTGCGGAGCCGGGATTGGCAGAGAACCTCGAACGGTTCTTTACGCAGGATTATCCAGACTACGAACTGATCTTCTGCGCGCGTCACGCGTCGGATGCGGGGCTGCAAATCGCTCAGACCATCGCACAGCGTTATCCCGAGGTGAATGCGCGCTTCCTCACCTGTGGGGAACCGCAGTATCCCAATGCGAAGATGTGGTCGCTGGCGTTCATGGCACAGGCCGCGACGCACGATCTTCTTGTCACCAGCGATGCGGATGCGCGGGTGGTCCCGAGTTACCTGCGGGAGTGCATTCAGTCGCTTGCCGATGGCAAGACCGCGCTTGCTTCCTGCATGTATATCGGGACGGTAGAACCGGGCGCGGGTCTCAGCCCGCGACTGGATGCCATCGGCAAGAGTGTCGAGATGGTGTCGGGATGCCTGGTCGCCGATATGGTTGAGGGGGGAACTCGCTTTGCCCTCGGCGTCACGATGATCCTTCCACGGCAGTCGTTTCTGGATGCGGGAGGCTATGAAGATCTCGGCCAGTACTTCGCAGAGGATTTCGTCCTGGGGAATCGTCTTGCTGAGAGTGGCCGCCGGGTCATCATCTCCTCGCACGTAATCCGCCTGGTGGTGCTGGAGACTCCTTTTGCGGAGTCGTTCCGCAACCAGGTGCGATGGATGAAGAGCACGCGGCGCTCGCGTCCGCTGGGGCACCTTGGTTCGGGCCTGACCTTCGCGGTGCCCTTCGGTCTGATTGGGCTTCTGTGGGGAGTGCTGGCTGGCCAACCGCTCCACGGTGCGATGTTCCTGCTGGCGGCCTGCGCGAACCGGATCCTTCTGGCGGCGGTCGCGCTGCACACGCTGGGAGAGCAGGAGTGGTTTACACAGTCACTGCTTTATCCTTTGCGCGATCTCATGGGAGGCATCCTGTGGGTAGGCTCTTACTGCGGTAGCGGCTTCACTTATCACGACGCCAACTTTGAACTGACGCCGGACGGGCGTGTCGTACCCGCTACCACAAAGGGATAA